The DNA window TCGAGGAGACAGAATAACGTGAAGTCGACGAGAGCGATTGGAGTGTTTCTCTTACTGGGGCTCATCGCTGCAGGAGTGTTTTTCCTGGGATGGGCGCCTCGCCAAAACCGTATCCAGATGATCGAAGCCGAGGCGAAGTCGAATGCCGAGGAGCGGCTGGCCGTCACCGTCGTCAAGGTGAAGCTCTCGGCGCCCACCTCGGAACTCACCCTGCCTGGAAACGTCTCGGCCGTGGGTGAGACTCCGATCTATGCCCGCGCCGAAGGCTACATCAAGACGCGCAACGTGGACATCGGCGACGTCGTTAAGAAGGGCGACACCCTCGTCGAAATCGATTCTCCCGAGCTCGACCAGCAGCTGCGCAATGCAAAGGCCCGTCTCGAGCAACTGCGCGCCTCGGCCGAGCAAGTGAAAGCTGCCATCGAGCAGGCCCGGGCCAACGTGAAGCTGGCCGAGATCAACTTTGGCCGCTCGAAGCAACTCGTTGCCGAAGGTGTCTTCGCCAAGGCCGATCTCGATGAGAAGACCGCGATCTTCGACGCCCGCAAGGCCGACGTCAAGGCGCAGGAAGCCAATCTCGGCGCGGCCAACGAATCGATCCGCGCTCAACTCGCAGAAGTCGCCCGCATCGAACAATTAACCGACTTCAAGCGCGTCACCGCGCCCTGGGCCGGCATCATCACACAGCGCAATTGCGCCGTGGGCAATCTGATCACGCCGTCTGCCATCGCTGCTGGCCGCGATCTATTCCGCTTGAGCGACATCTCGACGCTGCGCGTCTTCGTCACCGTGCCGCAATCGAATGTGGTCGATATCCGAGTAGGCCAAAAAGCGACGGTCCGCGTGCCCGAACTGAATCGCATCTTCATCGGAAAAGTAGCGCGCAATGCGAATGCGCTTGAGAATCAATCCCGCACGCTGTTGACCGAAGTGAATGTGCAGAATCAGAACAACTCCCTGCTGCCGGGGATGTACGTGCAGGTGGGTATGGAAACGGCGCAAGCCCGGCGCATGATTCTCGTGCCTGGCGACACCATCGTCACTCGCAGCGACGGCACCTTTGTCGCCATTGTCGATCAGAGCAACAAGGTGAATTTCAGCAAGATCACCGTTGGCCGCGATTATGGAACCGAAGTGGAAGCCACTAGCGGCGTCAGCGAAGGTGACAGCTTGGTCGTCAACCCCTCGGACGACGTCAAGAACGGCGTCATCGTGAAGGCGACAGCACGCAAGTAGTATGA is part of the Bryobacter aggregatus MPL3 genome and encodes:
- a CDS encoding efflux RND transporter periplasmic adaptor subunit, which codes for MKSTRAIGVFLLLGLIAAGVFFLGWAPRQNRIQMIEAEAKSNAEERLAVTVVKVKLSAPTSELTLPGNVSAVGETPIYARAEGYIKTRNVDIGDVVKKGDTLVEIDSPELDQQLRNAKARLEQLRASAEQVKAAIEQARANVKLAEINFGRSKQLVAEGVFAKADLDEKTAIFDARKADVKAQEANLGAANESIRAQLAEVARIEQLTDFKRVTAPWAGIITQRNCAVGNLITPSAIAAGRDLFRLSDISTLRVFVTVPQSNVVDIRVGQKATVRVPELNRIFIGKVARNANALENQSRTLLTEVNVQNQNNSLLPGMYVQVGMETAQARRMILVPGDTIVTRSDGTFVAIVDQSNKVNFSKITVGRDYGTEVEATSGVSEGDSLVVNPSDDVKNGVIVKATARK